The genomic stretch CGCCAGCATTTTATGGAGTTCCTCATCGGCCATCAGATCGAGATGCTCCCGCGCCCGCTTCTGCAAGTCTGCCACTTTGTTCAAAAATCCGTTGCCGCCGAGAAAATGCATCTGGTCGGTAAAACCCACCTCGCACAGTCCGACCGCTTCCCCGCGCCGAATCAGCAGTGAGAAATCGAGATCGGCTGTCAAATCCTGCTCCCCGACCCGTTCCAGTGGTTCGACCAGCTTTTGCTTCCAAAAGGCTCGCACACCTGTGCCCTTACGGTGCCGCAGGTGGACCTCAGGCGCCAGATTCCCATAGTCGATGGTTAGCACAAACCCCCGCTCCAACAGTCCGCCCATCGCAACGATCACGTCGGCAGCCGCTGGACAGACTTCGAAGCGCTCGCCCACTTGCAGCTGTGCCTTGGTTTCCTCATCCACCAAGTCGAGCAACTGCGGGTCGGACAACGCTCCTGCCACTTCGCAGTACCCGTCACCGTCTGCGCTGATGTAATATTCCACGTAACCTTCATCGAGCTTGCCCAAACGGTGCACCGGCAGCGCGTCGAACAACTCATTGCTGAAAATCACCCCGACCTGCCCGCCCGCCACTTCGTCGAGCGACTGAAACCAAGCGATCTTGTCTGCAAACCCGCATTCTGCGGCATAAGCCTGTTGACGTCCGCGCAAGTGCTCGCCTTGTTCGACGATGTGGTAGCGAACGGCATTAAAAAAGGCAGCATCCCGCTCAGCCATCCTTAAAAAATCGACCGCCAGCGTGCCAACGCCAGCCCCCATCTCCAGGACAAAGAACGGATCGGGTCGGTCGAGCAAATTCCACATCTGCCAGACCTGTCGTGCCAAACAGGCTCCAAAGATCGGATGCACCATCGGACTGGTGTAAAAATCGCCGCCTGGGCCGATCGTCATCGCAGGTCGATTGTAATACCCGGCTGTCGGGTGATACAACGCCGTCTCCATAAATTCTGCAAAAGTCAGTTGCCCTTTTTCATGCAAAAGTGCTACCAACGATTCGCGCACAAGATCACGCATCAAAAAAACCCCTTTCCCGAACCAGTCTGCTATAGTTATTGTAACATAAGGAGGTATTTCCTGATGCTGATCATTCGTCCTTCCACCGCCGAAGATGCGGTCCAATTGGTCGCCCTCGAAAACATCGTCTGGACGTCCGACATCGCGCCAGTCCCGATTCATTGGGACTCGACCGCAGACTATTTGCAGAGCTGCCCGCCCGGTTCACAGCTCGTCGCCGATCTCGACGGAGTGATCTGCGGCTATGTGCAAAGCAAACCCCCAACCCCACTGCCAAGCAATTCGCATGTGACCGAACTGGCCATCGCCGTACACCCCGCTTACCACAGCCGCGGCATCGGTAGCCAACTGCTGCAAGCGATTGAAGCGGACGCTCGCCTGCATGGCAAGCGAAAACTCACCCTGCGCGTCCTCGCCAGCAATGAGAAGGCGATCCAGTTTTACAAGCGTTGCGGCTATCTAGAACAAGGTCGTCTCGTCCAAGAATTTTACCTGAACGGCAACTATATCGACGACCTTTTGATGTACAAACTGCTCTAAAAAAGGGAAGAGCCTAGTGGCCCTTCCCCTCCTCGAGCTCCTGAACAAAAGACAGCGGCTCATCAACTTTTAGCAACACGCGGGTGACGCGAGACTTCTTCCCGAACGGTCCGTGCAAAATCACCGGTTCGTGCAGCTTGATCTCTAGCTGTGGCTCTTCAAAAAACAGCACCGCGTAAAAGGCGTGCTTGTCACGCTTTTCTTCGAAGCTTATCGGAATCGGCTGCACGGACGCGATGTTGTGCTTCGCAATCAACGTGTGGCTGGAAAATCCGATGCGCAGATAGACGGCATCGTCGCTCACCAGAATCGGACAGTGCTTGAACGAGTTGTAATACCCCACCAATCCCACGATAGCGTATAGACTCGACGCGGTGGCGATCCACGCCGCGGTGACGCTCCAGATTTCGATCACCAGATGCATCAAAACGGCTTCCAGCAAGGCCAGCAACACAAAGACGATCACCAGTGCTTTGATGCTGGAATCTCGATGATAGGTGAACGAGCGATATTTTGCGGGCTTTTGTTTGCCAAAGTGAAAGGCATAAAAGATCATGCCAAGATCCATCACCAGAAAATCGAGCAGTCGGGACTCCCCGATCGTAGCCCCTAACGCTTTACGCAAAGCATCCAGCCAGTGGAACTCGGTCTGTTGAAACGCCTGCATAGATTTGACCAAGGATCGCAATTTCACCAGCAGAAAGATCAAAAGCAATGCCTCAATCGCCGGAACGAGATAGAGTAGCACATCGAAAAACGCTTGCTGCGACGCGGGCAGTAGATACTTTCCGACCAGCGTCCCCAAAAACAAGACGGGCAGTACGGCGAACCATGATTTTTTCTGCTTGCGAACGACGAGAAAATAGTAGAGCAAAGGAATGGTCAGCACCAGATCGAGCGCAACGCCGAGGACGACTGCGCTTTCATCGTCCGGATATTGAACCGCCACTTGCAAAGCAGCATAGTCGGCACCGACAACTAGTATGGCGAGCAGCAAGAACCATTGTAACGGACCCAAGATAGAAAGAGATCGTTTCACTATCGTTCCTCCAATCGGAAATCCTTTCCTATTTTAAGTATAGCAAGAAAAGTGTGTCCAAGCTGTGGAGAAAGCAGCAATCGTGTACAATAGAGAGCGAAAAGGAGTGAGATCAAGCGATGCAAATGCCCAAAGAATGGACCGAGGCCGAAATCCCGGAAGGCGGCACACTGCTGCGCAAAGAGACGTACGAGTACCAAACCGAAAAAGGCGACTTCCAAATCGAAGTCTTTGAAAATCTAAAAGGTGAATTCTACGCGATCGGCACCCCGCAAAACGGAGACAAATTGATCGTCTACGGCAGCAACCTCACAACCTCCCGCGCCCTCGCGCTTTCTGTCGTCCTTGACAAAATCGAACGCGAATAAGCAAAAAACACCTCTGGCCAGGCATCGGCAGAGGTGTTTTTGATCCGATATGCAAAAGATGATCGTGTACGTAAAATGCATGAACAACCACGTTTCCATTCACATCTGCAAGTCTTCTCAAGTCTTCTCAAGTCTTCTCAAGTCTTCTCAAGTCTTCTCAAGTCTTCTCAAGTCTTCTCAAGTCTTCTCAAGTCTTCTCAAGTCTTCTCAAGTCTTCTCAAGTCTTCTCAAATCTTCTCAAGTCTTCCTCACAGACCTTTATTTCGGCATCGTGTTCTTCAGTTCCGGCACCCATTGCTTCATATGAGCGTTGATTTCTTCATAAAGTTCTTTGCTCTTTGGCAACTGCTGGGGCGTTACATCAGCAAGCGGAATCACCTTGTACTGCCGCCAGTTGCGTTTGTGTGTCCACACGGGCAGGAAGGCCGGATTTTTCAAGGTGATCGTTTTCTCATCACCTTTGGTCACCTTTTCCACCTCAAGTTCCAAGATTCCACCGATCTCGCGGTAGATCTCGTCTTGACCGGAGATAAAATTGCCCAGGGAATAAATGACAAACGACTTTCGCCCATCCCCGTTATCAATCCACTCCACTGGCTGGAGCACATGCGGATGGTGACCGAGCACGATATCGACGCCCTCTTTGGTCATTTCCCGCACCAGCTCTTTTTGCTCGTCGCTGGGCAGACGCTGATATTCATTGCCCGTGTGCAAGTTCAT from Tumebacillus algifaecis encodes the following:
- a CDS encoding GNAT family N-acetyltransferase, which produces MLIIRPSTAEDAVQLVALENIVWTSDIAPVPIHWDSTADYLQSCPPGSQLVADLDGVICGYVQSKPPTPLPSNSHVTELAIAVHPAYHSRGIGSQLLQAIEADARLHGKRKLTLRVLASNEKAIQFYKRCGYLEQGRLVQEFYLNGNYIDDLLMYKLL
- a CDS encoding class I SAM-dependent methyltransferase — its product is MRDLVRESLVALLHEKGQLTFAEFMETALYHPTAGYYNRPAMTIGPGGDFYTSPMVHPIFGACLARQVWQMWNLLDRPDPFFVLEMGAGVGTLAVDFLRMAERDAAFFNAVRYHIVEQGEHLRGRQQAYAAECGFADKIAWFQSLDEVAGGQVGVIFSNELFDALPVHRLGKLDEGYVEYYISADGDGYCEVAGALSDPQLLDLVDEETKAQLQVGERFEVCPAAADVIVAMGGLLERGFVLTIDYGNLAPEVHLRHRKGTGVRAFWKQKLVEPLERVGEQDLTADLDFSLLIRRGEAVGLCEVGFTDQMHFLGGNGFLNKVADLQKRAREHLDLMADEELHKMLALFMPQSLGEVFKVLIQVKGLEPAAVQGKIGALTFSLDD